From the genome of Firmicutes bacterium CAG:345, one region includes:
- a CDS encoding unknown (no significant homology to UniProt), translated as MEKFNIKKMYGYHRIIIYLVMQLSIFIVLLGITLYLKTIDLSNVNNKENFNEGIIIFIILDVISAIGLLFSIAIYLYWFLPFKNADGEIITVKITERSIGSIMYGTIESKNFDNRVVRIRFVSRRFIDYFAFYEIGDYVDCFIREKDLSNPKFVVLYR; from the coding sequence ATGGAAAAGTTTAACATTAAAAAGATGTATGGTTATCATAGGATAATAATATATTTAGTTATGCAATTAAGTATTTTTATTGTTTTACTAGGAATAACATTGTACTTAAAAACAATTGATTTATCAAACGTTAATAACAAAGAAAATTTCAATGAAGGAATTATAATTTTTATAATACTTGATGTAATAAGTGCTATTGGTCTTCTATTTTCTATAGCCATATATTTATACTGGTTCTTGCCTTTTAAAAACGCTGATGGAGAAATTATAACTGTTAAAATTACAGAAAGATCCATAGGAAGTATAATGTATGGTACTATTGAATCAAAAAACTTTGATAATAGAGTAGTCCGAATCAGATTTGTATCAAGACGTTTTATTGATTATTTTGCTTTTTACGAAATTGGTGATTATGTAGATTGCTTCATTAGAGAAAAGGATTTATCTAATCCTAAATTTGTTGTGCTTTATAGATAA
- a CDS encoding unknown (no significant homology to UniProt) yields MKKFNIKKMYGYYWMIISFIVPFLFFIVFLGFTIYFKANYYRATNKVNANFVLIVLTCVDIFIALFCIGKLSYFLYSFLPFKNTNGKIVIVKITERSIFATMHGTIETEKVDKVVKVIVMSGGFKFLNDYNVGDYIECFIKEKDLSNPKKVVLYK; encoded by the coding sequence ATGAAAAAATTCAATATAAAAAAGATGTATGGATATTATTGGATGATTATTTCCTTTATCGTTCCATTTTTATTTTTTATAGTTTTTCTTGGATTTACTATTTATTTTAAGGCTAACTACTATAGAGCTACTAATAAAGTTAACGCTAATTTTGTTCTTATAGTTCTTACATGTGTTGATATATTTATAGCATTATTTTGTATTGGAAAATTATCATATTTTTTATATAGTTTTTTACCATTTAAAAATACAAACGGAAAAATTGTAATTGTTAAAATTACTGAAAGAAGTATATTTGCCACTATGCATGGAACTATTGAAACTGAAAAAGTTGATAAAGTAGTTAAAGTTATAGTTATGTCAGGAGGATTTAAATTTCTTAACGATTATAATGTTGGTGATTATATAGAATGTTTCATTAAAGAAAAAGACTTATCTAATCCTAAAAAAGTAGTGCTATATAAATAA
- a CDS encoding transcriptional regulator MarR family (product inferred by homology to UniProt) produces the protein MIEEEMLRSYINMSSIIKENRLLNDLSFNEIMVMNLIVEEEMPFKVLQKRLNILKSQLNRIINDLKTKGLIETYIPLDDKRILMIKKSNNIALYFKEHEKMLKLMSLVKNELGENDFKKLIELLNRATMVIKGVEND, from the coding sequence ATGATTGAAGAAGAAATGCTAAGATCATATATTAATATGTCATCCATCATTAAGGAAAATAGACTTCTAAATGATTTATCATTTAATGAAATAATGGTTATGAATCTTATTGTTGAAGAGGAAATGCCCTTCAAGGTACTTCAAAAAAGGTTAAATATATTAAAATCTCAGTTAAATCGTATTATTAATGATTTGAAAACAAAAGGCTTAATTGAAACTTATATTCCTTTAGATGACAAAAGAATTCTTATGATTAAAAAAAGTAATAATATCGCTTTGTATTTTAAAGAACATGAAAAAATGCTAAAGCTTATGTCTCTTGTAAAAAATGAACTAGGAGAAAATGATTTCAAAAAATTAATAGAATTATTAAATAGAGCAACAATGGTAATAAAAGGAGTAGAAAATGATTAG
- a CDS encoding dNA-formamidopyrimidine glycosylase / dephospho-CoA kinase multi-domain protein (product inferred by homology to UniProt), producing MPELPEVETVCRTLKSQIIGKRVESATLLYPRVIKSLNLSLNDLIGHKFTEIERIGKFIIFHLSEDYHMVLHLRMEGKIFYFEKMPPIIKAMSFYLSLDEGYLVFQDTRKFGVDYVFKGTDFYNEEPLVKVGKDPFNMDVDTLYNLYSKENGFLKETLLNQTLMSGIGNIYADEILFASNLSPFISPKNLTYTDVNNILENAKKIMARSIELGGSTVKTYLSSANHAGSFQDELKVYSHEHEPCPICKTRLEKRPLGGRGTTFCRHCQKTGQIIGITGLIGTGKSTLTKVFVSHGYLLYDCDKKVAELYEDEQFIKSIKDKFAPIFDEEFSKEVVLKNLQENKIFRRKYETFVYQIISNDLINFLNHHSSNNIVVEAPRLFEAHLEKYMSYVIAVVAQSDTIYQRLLNRGAKNIDKLLELNKKSQIIDKMDKVDFIFENDFPIEEFSERADLFVKKIMEK from the coding sequence ATGCCAGAATTACCAGAAGTTGAAACAGTTTGTCGGACATTGAAGTCACAAATTATAGGGAAAAGAGTTGAATCAGCAACTCTTTTATATCCACGAGTTATTAAAAGTTTAAATCTATCTTTAAATGATTTAATTGGACATAAATTTACAGAGATAGAACGAATAGGAAAATTTATAATTTTTCATCTCAGTGAAGATTATCATATGGTTTTACATTTGAGAATGGAAGGAAAAATATTTTATTTTGAGAAAATGCCTCCTATTATAAAAGCGATGAGTTTTTATTTAAGTCTTGATGAAGGTTATTTAGTCTTTCAAGATACTCGTAAATTTGGTGTAGACTATGTTTTTAAAGGAACGGATTTTTATAATGAAGAACCTTTGGTTAAAGTTGGAAAAGATCCTTTTAACATGGATGTAGACACTCTTTATAATTTATATTCTAAGGAAAATGGATTTTTAAAAGAAACTTTATTGAATCAAACTTTGATGTCGGGAATTGGAAATATTTATGCCGATGAAATACTTTTTGCCTCAAATTTATCACCATTTATTTCTCCAAAGAATTTGACCTATACTGATGTTAATAATATATTAGAAAACGCTAAAAAAATTATGGCTAGAAGTATTGAACTAGGTGGATCAACAGTAAAAACTTATCTTTCTAGTGCCAATCATGCAGGTAGCTTTCAAGATGAGCTAAAAGTGTATAGTCATGAACATGAACCATGTCCGATTTGTAAGACACGTTTAGAAAAAAGACCACTAGGAGGAAGAGGAACAACTTTTTGTCGCCACTGCCAAAAAACTGGACAAATTATAGGAATAACAGGGCTTATTGGAACTGGAAAATCTACTTTGACAAAAGTGTTTGTTAGCCATGGATACTTACTTTATGATTGTGATAAAAAAGTGGCTGAGTTATATGAAGATGAACAATTTATTAAAAGTATTAAAGATAAATTTGCTCCGATATTTGATGAAGAATTCTCAAAAGAAGTTGTTTTAAAAAATTTGCAAGAAAACAAGATATTTAGAAGAAAATATGAAACATTTGTATATCAAATTATTTCAAATGATCTTATTAATTTTTTAAATCATCATTCATCTAATAATATTGTTGTTGAAGCTCCACGTCTTTTCGAAGCTCATTTAGAAAAATATATGTCTTATGTAATTGCTGTTGTTGCTCAAAGTGATACAATTTATCAAAGATTATTAAATCGCGGTGCTAAAAATATTGATAAGTTATTAGAATTAAATAAAAAATCACAGATAATCGATAAAATGGATAAAGTAGATTTCATTTTTGAAAATGATTTTCCTATAGAAGAATTTTCTGAAAGAGCAGATTTATTTGTAAAAAAGATAATGGAAAAGTAG
- a CDS encoding putative uncharacterized protein (product inferred by homology to UniProt), translating into MIRIITDSGSDISQSEASKLGITVIPLKVRFNDIEYIDDVTITNEEFFNRLVESDELPKTSQLTPFDYTNVFDMIDKNDKAIVICLSGNLSGTYNSAFVASSDYDNIYVIDSKNVTIGQRLLVLRALELTKKYNNIDEILNILETEKKKIRLVALLDTLEYLKKGGRISATTALVGELLNIKPVLAVEDGKIVLIGKARGSKNGNNKLREVIEKYHGIDYKKPYAVAYSGLDDSLLQKYIADSKDLCDKDIPKVLIGSVIGTHIGPGAIAMAFFSHGDDLNAK; encoded by the coding sequence ATGATTAGAATTATAACAGATTCAGGTTCAGATATTTCTCAATCTGAAGCTAGTAAATTAGGAATTACGGTAATTCCTTTAAAAGTTAGATTTAATGATATTGAATATATAGATGATGTAACAATTACAAATGAGGAGTTTTTTAACCGATTAGTTGAGTCTGATGAGCTTCCTAAAACAAGTCAATTAACACCATTTGATTATACAAATGTTTTTGATATGATTGATAAAAATGATAAAGCAATTGTTATTTGTTTATCTGGAAATTTATCAGGCACATATAATAGTGCTTTTGTAGCTTCAAGTGATTATGATAATATCTATGTTATTGACAGCAAAAATGTAACAATTGGCCAACGATTATTAGTTTTAAGAGCTTTAGAACTTACAAAAAAATATAATAATATAGATGAAATACTTAATATCTTAGAAACTGAAAAGAAAAAAATTAGGCTAGTAGCATTATTAGATACTTTAGAGTATTTAAAAAAAGGTGGTAGAATTTCTGCCACAACCGCTTTAGTTGGTGAATTATTAAACATTAAGCCTGTTCTTGCAGTTGAAGATGGCAAGATAGTATTAATTGGAAAAGCTCGTGGATCTAAAAATGGAAATAATAAATTAAGAGAAGTGATTGAAAAATATCATGGAATTGATTATAAAAAACCTTATGCAGTAGCTTATTCTGGACTTGATGATTCATTGCTTCAAAAATATATAGCTGATTCAAAGGATTTATGTGATAAAGATATACCTAAGGTATTAATTGGTAGTGTAATTGGAACGCATATTGGACCTGGTGCAATTGCGATGGCTTTTTTTAGTCATGGAGATGATTTAAATGCAAAATAA
- a CDS encoding unknown (no significant homology to UniProt), producing the protein MFLQKLSILWYYIGMNENALTLNEAIELYKNGHQVYTYIQSRKTYLFLIKDKYILKNGETALYLTYKELDELFGKANYFEDENVEEIVDPLKDQEYYSWRQ; encoded by the coding sequence ATGTTTTTACAAAAATTATCAATCCTATGGTATTATATAGGCATGAATGAAAATGCACTTACTTTAAACGAAGCTATTGAATTATATAAAAATGGACATCAAGTTTATACTTACATTCAATCTCGGAAAACTTATCTTTTTTTAATAAAAGATAAATACATTTTAAAAAATGGAGAAACTGCTTTATATTTAACATACAAAGAACTCGATGAACTTTTTGGGAAAGCAAATTATTTTGAAGATGAAAATGTCGAAGAAATTGTTGATCCTTTAAAAGATCAAGAGTATTATTCTTGGAGACAATAA
- a CDS encoding dNA polymerase III alpha subunit (product inferred by homology to UniProt): protein MDVKDELNFYPLQVHSYYDFFESAMTPEEYAKGLMANGYSGGSLTDFLSFKGIAKYSNEFSKYNLNFVSGIEINLVEKEEFFTLLLYVQNEEGYRFILSLINSGKKVFNISDFNNITGVAAIIKSDNSNFFDKWSNSFSHFIASLASLFKMFYIGVEIYSEGEKEIAAEIRKNAKMHSIQTIAIPEIKYLSKSYFRRYCLLQAIKHKKLVDDYLNLPQCFFMLSKKALTKIYTEEEIKATSILASSCSFNIFSSRGDIYHFFKTNEESDNFLKEKVLTKLKEKKLSEEYYSRALYELDIISKMGFSDYFLIVEDYVKYAKTHDIKVGPGRGSAASSLVSFLLNITEIDPIKHELIFERFLNPSRVTMPDIDIDFEDTKRENIINYLKEKYGEDRVKQIITYSNFKSSSSLNALIEIRSDVRIEYVKRISNALKYSKDLKEALQYNKAIREISQDQFYLEIIKDAMLIEGFPNNTSKHASGVILNNEKLNDLVPTRDGIIEFEFADLEKMHFLKLDILGLSNLSFIRKIEDKILSHCKTLPLVDDEHLDDKLAFDVLSIGNTLGIFQLESSGMKDAIKKVNPNCFDDLVALIALYRPGPIDNISTYALNKKNPDQIKHYTKEIDDVLKSTNNIIIYQEQIMAIVKNYAGLSSSVADSFRKAIAKKDSEKMEKYKEIFYESAKEKGKDIKEIEEIYKLIEKFALYGFNKAHSVSYALISFKLLVYKTHFPLEFYECLLENGTLNFELGKALEDEFLKINKKIMGPRILFSGKELVEKDNVIYFPYSIIKGLDKNTINSLLEFNIDDKNLTKEKSIYSIFCYLLDNNVSENDMKKLIDAGVFSNFEENREVMRYNFSSLATCNMLEENNSFVFLEKEKNYIEDYIREYSTLGFVFNNPLKEYFYKNSDVFIILHCRNYNSTEFEALNNYGILNLYFSEKVELHNNVIIKVTGRRNKMRYFVDSYIEVKL from the coding sequence ATGGATGTAAAAGATGAACTAAATTTTTATCCTCTTCAAGTTCATTCTTATTATGATTTTTTTGAATCAGCTATGACTCCCGAAGAATATGCCAAGGGGCTTATGGCTAATGGGTATAGCGGAGGATCCTTAACTGATTTTTTATCTTTTAAAGGAATTGCTAAATATTCAAATGAATTTTCAAAATATAATCTGAATTTTGTTAGTGGAATAGAAATTAATCTTGTTGAAAAAGAAGAGTTTTTTACTTTGCTTTTATATGTTCAAAACGAAGAAGGATATAGATTTATTTTGTCTTTAATAAATAGTGGCAAAAAAGTGTTTAATATATCTGATTTTAATAACATTACAGGTGTTGCTGCTATTATTAAAAGTGATAATTCTAATTTTTTTGACAAATGGTCAAATTCTTTTTCACATTTTATCGCCAGTTTAGCTTCACTTTTTAAAATGTTTTATATCGGGGTGGAAATCTATTCAGAAGGTGAAAAAGAAATTGCTGCTGAAATTAGAAAGAATGCAAAAATGCATTCAATTCAAACAATTGCTATTCCAGAAATTAAATATCTTTCAAAAAGTTATTTTCGCCGATATTGCTTGCTTCAGGCAATAAAGCATAAAAAATTAGTTGATGATTATTTAAATTTGCCACAATGTTTTTTCATGCTTTCTAAAAAAGCCTTAACAAAAATATATACCGAAGAAGAAATTAAGGCTACATCGATTTTAGCATCTTCGTGTTCGTTCAATATTTTTTCTTCTCGAGGAGATATATATCATTTTTTTAAAACCAATGAAGAGAGCGATAATTTTTTAAAAGAAAAAGTTTTAACTAAATTAAAAGAGAAAAAATTGAGCGAAGAATATTATTCAAGAGCTTTATATGAATTAGATATTATCAGTAAAATGGGATTTTCTGACTATTTTTTAATAGTTGAAGACTATGTTAAATATGCAAAAACACATGATATTAAGGTGGGACCAGGCCGTGGTTCCGCCGCAAGCAGTTTAGTCTCTTTTTTGCTAAATATAACAGAGATAGACCCGATTAAACATGAATTGATTTTTGAAAGATTTTTGAATCCAAGCCGTGTAACAATGCCTGATATCGATATCGATTTCGAAGATACAAAAAGGGAAAATATAATTAATTATTTAAAAGAAAAATATGGTGAAGATAGGGTAAAACAAATTATAACTTATTCAAATTTTAAATCTTCTTCGAGTTTAAATGCTTTGATTGAAATTCGATCAGATGTTCGAATTGAATATGTTAAAAGAATTTCAAATGCTTTGAAATATTCCAAAGATTTAAAGGAAGCTTTACAATACAATAAGGCGATTAGAGAAATTTCACAAGATCAATTTTATTTAGAAATTATAAAAGATGCGATGTTAATTGAAGGTTTTCCTAATAATACTTCTAAACATGCTTCTGGTGTGATTTTAAACAATGAAAAATTGAATGATTTAGTTCCTACCAGAGATGGGATAATTGAATTTGAGTTTGCTGATTTAGAGAAAATGCATTTTTTAAAATTAGATATTCTCGGATTATCAAATTTATCTTTTATACGGAAAATAGAGGACAAAATATTATCTCACTGCAAAACTCTTCCATTAGTAGATGATGAGCATCTTGATGATAAACTTGCTTTTGATGTGCTTTCGATAGGAAATACTTTAGGAATATTCCAACTTGAGTCTTCGGGAATGAAAGATGCCATAAAAAAAGTTAATCCTAATTGCTTTGATGATCTTGTTGCTCTTATTGCTTTGTATCGTCCAGGCCCGATTGATAATATTTCTACTTACGCTTTGAACAAGAAAAATCCTGATCAAATTAAGCATTATACCAAAGAAATCGATGACGTTTTAAAAAGCACCAATAACATCATAATATATCAAGAGCAGATTATGGCAATTGTTAAAAATTATGCTGGTTTATCTTCAAGTGTTGCGGATTCTTTTAGAAAAGCTATTGCCAAAAAAGATTCTGAAAAAATGGAAAAATACAAAGAAATTTTCTATGAAAGTGCTAAAGAAAAAGGAAAAGACATTAAAGAAATAGAAGAAATATATAAATTAATAGAAAAATTTGCTCTTTATGGATTTAATAAAGCTCATAGTGTTTCCTATGCATTGATATCTTTTAAACTTTTGGTATATAAAACTCATTTTCCATTAGAGTTTTATGAATGTCTTTTGGAAAATGGAACTTTGAATTTTGAATTAGGAAAAGCATTAGAAGATGAATTCTTAAAAATTAATAAAAAAATAATGGGACCAAGAATTTTGTTTAGCGGTAAAGAGCTTGTCGAAAAAGATAATGTAATATATTTTCCATATTCAATTATTAAGGGATTGGATAAAAATACCATAAATTCATTATTGGAATTTAATATTGATGATAAAAATTTAACTAAAGAAAAAAGTATTTATTCGATATTTTGTTATCTTTTAGATAATAATGTTTCGGAAAATGATATGAAAAAACTTATAGATGCTGGAGTATTTTCGAACTTTGAAGAAAATAGAGAAGTGATGAGATACAATTTTTCATCTTTAGCCACTTGCAATATGCTTGAGGAGAATAACTCTTTTGTCTTTTTAGAAAAAGAAAAAAATTATATTGAAGATTATATTCGCGAATATTCAACACTTGGTTTTGTTTTTAATAATCCATTAAAAGAATATTTTTACAAGAATTCAGATGTTTTTATCATTCTTCATTGTCGAAATTATAATAGTACTGAATTCGAAGCACTTAATAATTATGGTATACTTAATTTATATTTTTCTGAAAAAGTAGAACTACATAATAATGTTATTATAAAAGTTACTGGAAGAAGAAATAAAATGCGCTATTTTGTCGATAGCTATATAGAGGTGAAATTATGA
- a CDS encoding dNA polymerase (product inferred by homology to UniProt), which yields MSHIKIVDGNSLLFRSFYAMYRPGVPLMSNKDGIPTNAIFIFHKFMKKLKDDLNEGDRLIVCFDTGKKTFRSKLLDQYKQQRKPIEPELKVQIPISREMLDAMNISHCELEGYEADDLAGSLAKYAEKLGDKVDLYTSDKDYFQLISPNISVNFLRKGLSEVQCYTMDNFHELFGINPCQITDYKGLVGDSSDNFKGIPGIGEKTAIKLLNTYNDLDEIIQAMKSQKTKTALNIVEHEEDGQFCKKLAEIVLNLPVEEYYNSSMVKDYDNDALLSFYSKYSFNSFANELKKKMEVRLFDIERVDSLTQDAEKEKIIEISSLKEVLNPEVFVFDYDQKNYHRANIKNLFVGSSDKKIYTLPADKIKDDLYLKEFFENSSNTYSAYDNKALIVILSRYQIDVKAKVEFDLLLVTYLIDTNVEDSPSAVLDSYDYSYGDNLNIYCTICSAILNLKNSIIKKLEVLDELKLYKEVELPLSSVLASMEIEGVPLNVEAIDNYGKSIHRKMDAIKEEIMSYSNEEINLNSPRQVGHFLYEVLNIPKPDKKGSTANDMLLKIVDEHPVVSLLINYRKYAKLTSSYTDTLPSQVFSDGKIHAMFNQALTTTGRLSMSEPNLQNISIRDEEGKLIRKCFFYPDDENLFLSFDYSQIELRILAHVTGDQNLIDVFNSGEDIHASTASKIFGIPLKDVSHQQRAIAKTVNFSIVYGTTPYGLADKLKISPAEAKTIIEAFYNTFPGIRTFEEKVKKEVNEKEFIKTMLKRRRYLKDIHSSNHLLRAFSERAAINAVIQGSAADLIKVAMINTYKALLPYKTKMILQIHDELIFKVPKEEIEIIKPIIKNAMESAMNLSIPLQVEGEEGKTWYDAK from the coding sequence ATGAGTCATATAAAAATTGTCGATGGAAATTCATTATTATTTAGATCTTTTTATGCCATGTATAGACCAGGTGTTCCTCTTATGTCAAATAAGGATGGCATACCGACAAATGCTATTTTTATCTTTCATAAATTTATGAAAAAATTAAAAGATGATTTAAACGAAGGAGACCGTCTTATAGTTTGTTTCGATACAGGAAAAAAGACATTTAGATCTAAGTTATTAGACCAATATAAACAACAGAGAAAACCAATTGAACCAGAATTGAAAGTTCAAATTCCAATTTCTCGAGAAATGCTTGATGCTATGAATATTTCTCATTGTGAATTAGAAGGATATGAAGCTGATGATCTTGCTGGTAGCCTAGCAAAATATGCTGAAAAATTAGGAGATAAAGTTGATTTATATACTTCTGATAAAGATTATTTTCAATTGATTTCACCAAATATTTCGGTTAATTTTTTAAGAAAAGGTTTGAGTGAAGTTCAGTGCTATACAATGGATAATTTTCATGAATTATTTGGAATTAATCCTTGTCAAATAACAGATTATAAAGGACTTGTTGGCGATTCTAGCGATAATTTTAAAGGTATACCTGGAATTGGTGAAAAAACAGCGATAAAGCTTTTAAATACTTATAATGATTTGGATGAGATTATCCAAGCTATGAAATCTCAAAAGACAAAGACAGCTTTAAATATTGTTGAACATGAAGAAGATGGACAATTCTGCAAAAAATTAGCTGAAATAGTTTTAAATTTACCGGTGGAAGAATACTATAATTCATCTATGGTTAAAGATTATGATAATGATGCTCTTTTAAGTTTTTATAGTAAATATAGTTTTAATTCTTTTGCTAATGAACTTAAAAAGAAGATGGAAGTTCGTCTTTTTGATATTGAAAGAGTTGATTCTTTGACTCAAGATGCCGAAAAAGAAAAAATTATTGAAATTTCTTCTTTAAAGGAAGTTTTAAATCCTGAAGTATTTGTTTTTGATTATGATCAAAAAAATTATCATCGTGCCAATATAAAAAATTTGTTTGTCGGAAGCAGCGATAAGAAAATTTATACATTGCCAGCTGATAAAATAAAAGATGATTTGTATTTAAAAGAATTTTTTGAAAATTCATCGAATACTTATTCAGCATATGACAATAAAGCATTGATAGTAATTTTAAGCAGATATCAAATTGATGTTAAGGCTAAAGTTGAATTCGACTTGCTTTTAGTAACATATCTTATTGATACCAATGTCGAAGATTCTCCTTCAGCTGTTTTAGATTCTTATGATTATTCTTATGGGGATAATTTAAATATTTATTGCACCATTTGTTCAGCTATATTAAATTTGAAAAATTCTATTATTAAAAAGCTTGAGGTTTTGGATGAATTAAAATTATATAAAGAAGTTGAATTGCCTTTATCTTCAGTCTTAGCTTCGATGGAAATTGAAGGTGTTCCTTTAAATGTTGAAGCTATCGATAATTATGGGAAAAGTATTCATAGAAAAATGGATGCTATAAAAGAAGAAATCATGAGTTATTCAAATGAAGAAATCAATTTGAATTCTCCTCGTCAAGTGGGACATTTTCTCTATGAAGTTTTAAATATACCTAAACCAGATAAAAAAGGTTCTACTGCTAACGATATGCTGTTGAAGATCGTCGATGAGCATCCTGTTGTGAGTTTATTAATAAATTATCGGAAATATGCTAAATTAACTTCTTCGTATACGGATACTTTGCCATCGCAAGTTTTTTCTGATGGTAAAATTCATGCTATGTTTAATCAAGCTTTGACAACGACAGGAAGATTATCGATGTCAGAACCAAATTTACAAAATATATCGATTAGAGATGAAGAAGGAAAATTGATTCGCAAATGTTTCTTTTATCCTGATGATGAAAATTTATTCTTATCTTTTGATTATTCTCAAATTGAATTGAGAATTCTAGCTCATGTTACAGGTGATCAAAATTTGATTGATGTTTTTAATTCTGGAGAAGATATTCATGCTTCGACAGCCAGCAAAATCTTTGGAATTCCATTAAAGGATGTGTCACATCAACAAAGAGCAATTGCAAAAACAGTTAACTTTTCTATAGTTTATGGAACTACTCCATATGGATTAGCAGATAAATTGAAGATTTCCCCAGCGGAAGCAAAAACAATAATCGAAGCTTTTTATAATACATTCCCAGGAATAAGAACTTTTGAAGAAAAAGTCAAAAAAGAAGTAAACGAAAAAGAATTTATAAAGACTATGCTAAAAAGAAGAAGATATTTAAAAGATATTCATTCATCAAATCATTTATTAAGAGCTTTTTCGGAAAGAGCAGCAATAAATGCTGTAATCCAAGGAAGTGCAGCTGATTTGATCAAAGTTGCGATGATAAATACTTATAAAGCTCTACTTCCTTATAAAACTAAGATGATATTGCAGATTCATGATGAATTGATATTTAAAGTTCCAAAAGAAGAAATTGAAATTATTAAACCGATTATAAAAAATGCTATGGAAAGTGCAATGAACCTTTCGATTCCTCTTCAGGTTGAAGGTGAAGAAGGAAAAACGTGGTATGATGCAAAGTAG
- a CDS encoding putative uncharacterized protein (product inferred by homology to UniProt) translates to MQNNKIAQIVYRTIYITLGFIGIIGSFGYFNRSFNQDFYVMYTNLSNYFCIGVTLYLLIKNIRNKDENKISTSMSIIRFISVIMILVTFFVYNILLAKDKTISDYFFSISNLIMHLILPLMFLVDWILFNNHNNAKWYYPFLSTILPLIYVAFILIRALILRNSYSGTLYPYFFLNVERLGLGGVTLWVIILVVFFVALGYILFMFDRFKTIKEKLKRNKK, encoded by the coding sequence ATGCAAAATAATAAAATTGCGCAAATTGTTTATAGGACAATTTATATTACATTAGGCTTTATTGGAATTATTGGAAGCTTTGGCTATTTTAATAGAAGCTTTAATCAAGATTTTTATGTAATGTATACTAATTTAAGTAATTATTTTTGTATTGGTGTTACATTATATTTATTAATAAAAAATATTAGAAATAAAGATGAAAATAAAATATCAACATCGATGTCAATTATTCGCTTTATTTCTGTAATTATGATTCTTGTAACCTTCTTTGTATATAACATATTGCTTGCAAAAGATAAAACAATAAGCGATTATTTTTTTAGTATATCAAATTTGATTATGCATTTAATTCTTCCTTTAATGTTTCTAGTAGATTGGATATTGTTTAATAATCATAATAATGCTAAATGGTATTACCCTTTTTTATCAACTATACTTCCTTTGATTTATGTAGCGTTTATTTTAATAAGAGCTTTAATTTTAAGAAATTCTTATAGTGGTACTTTATATCCTTATTTCTTTTTAAATGTAGAACGTCTTGGTCTTGGCGGTGTTACATTATGGGTTATTATACTTGTTGTTTTCTTCGTAGCTTTAGGTTATATTTTATTTATGTTTGATCGTTTCAAAACGATTAAAGAAAAATTAAAGAGAAATAAAAAATAA
- a CDS encoding unknown (no significant homology to UniProt) yields the protein MESKYEEIEKRYRESGLTLKEFYLSNNINWN from the coding sequence ATGGAAAGTAAATACGAAGAAATAGAAAAACGATATAGAGAAAGTGGATTAACATTAAAAGAATTCTATTTATCTAATAATATTAATTGGAATTAA
- a CDS encoding unknown (no significant homology to UniProt), translating to MKKTIKKLVMLTILGVSVLSSNSLLSISEYGNHSQENGIVNKWLLKLTNNSQKDKLSSMSYIDNYIPQK from the coding sequence ATGAAAAAAACAATAAAAAAGTTAGTAATGTTAACAATATTAGGAGTAAGTGTTTTATCTTCTAATTCATTGTTATCTATTAGTGAATATGGTAATCATTCACAAGAAAATGGAATTGTTAACAAATGGTTGTTAAAATTAACAAATAATAGTCAGAAAGATAAATTATCAAGTATGTCTTATATTGATAATTACATTCCACAAAAATGA